A window of Cohnella herbarum contains these coding sequences:
- a CDS encoding VOC family protein, protein MKVKRIVTNIETQDINAAKRFYNEILELDVLMDHGWIATYGSSEEMSIQISFAAQGGSDTPVPDLSIEVDDINTVLERMKNAGFAIEYGPINEPWGVRRFYVRDPFGKLINILAHV, encoded by the coding sequence ATGAAGGTCAAACGAATCGTTACCAACATAGAAACGCAAGATATCAATGCTGCTAAGCGCTTTTATAATGAAATACTCGAACTCGATGTTTTGATGGATCATGGTTGGATCGCAACTTACGGTTCAAGCGAAGAGATGAGCATCCAGATTAGTTTTGCCGCGCAAGGAGGTTCAGACACCCCTGTGCCGGATCTATCGATTGAAGTCGATGATATCAATACTGTGCTTGAACGTATGAAAAATGCCGGGTTTGCGATAGAATATGGACCGATTAATGAGCCTTGGGGTGTTAGGCGTTTCTATGTCCGCGATCCATTCGGCAAGCTAATCAATATTCTTGCTCATGTGTAA
- a CDS encoding PhzF family phenazine biosynthesis isomerase yields the protein MNIYIVDAFTDTPYKGNPAAVCILESEISIDSMQHIANEMNLSETAFLLRQGEEFTLRWFTPEAEVDLCGHATLASAHILWEEQYFAENEVRFNTKSGLLTASKDRDWIQLNFPLEIEHESIPPIELIDGLGINYIYVGKNRLDYIVEVEDEEVVRNLQPNFVTWRTVKSRGIIVTSRSNRTGIDFVSRCFYPAIGVDEDPVTGSAHCCLGPYWQSKLNKNELVAVQISRREGLLKLKIMEGRILIVGQAVTTLRGRLTAKSPKKIDQTNHLTISMLTPSDMESVFQIYEITIPDAFEKDGFGLLIDDIQNEIENKKQVLQASLDQPEPDIFFMCAKRNEEVIGVISFGPCGDDIRACTNHQLDDVGELGSLYVLPSYQGQGVGSALIKAMVTYLEKQGIDRFCLDSGYKDAQKRWLRKFGVPYRVAQNYWGEDTAHMVWLCKVTDFCD from the coding sequence ATGAATATCTATATCGTCGACGCATTTACAGACACCCCCTATAAAGGAAATCCGGCAGCCGTATGTATCTTGGAATCGGAAATATCGATAGATTCGATGCAGCATATTGCCAACGAAATGAACTTATCGGAGACGGCTTTCCTTCTTAGGCAAGGTGAGGAATTTACATTAAGGTGGTTTACACCGGAAGCCGAAGTGGATCTGTGTGGCCATGCCACTCTCGCAAGCGCGCATATCTTATGGGAAGAGCAATATTTCGCAGAGAATGAAGTCAGATTTAACACAAAGAGCGGCTTATTAACCGCGAGTAAAGATCGTGATTGGATTCAATTGAATTTCCCTTTAGAGATCGAACACGAAAGCATTCCTCCAATCGAGTTAATTGATGGATTGGGAATTAACTATATATATGTGGGCAAGAACAGACTCGATTACATCGTAGAAGTAGAAGACGAAGAGGTCGTTCGAAATCTCCAACCGAATTTTGTCACTTGGAGAACAGTTAAGTCCAGAGGCATTATTGTAACAAGTAGATCTAATAGAACGGGCATTGATTTTGTTTCTAGATGCTTTTATCCAGCAATCGGGGTAGACGAGGATCCAGTGACAGGGTCTGCGCACTGTTGCTTGGGGCCGTATTGGCAAAGTAAACTCAATAAAAATGAATTGGTTGCCGTTCAAATATCCAGAAGAGAAGGTTTACTGAAGTTAAAGATTATGGAAGGGCGTATTTTAATTGTTGGACAAGCCGTAACGACTTTAAGAGGGAGGCTTACTGCAAAGAGCCCCAAGAAGATAGATCAGACTAATCATCTGACAATAAGCATGCTCACTCCGTCCGATATGGAATCGGTATTCCAGATCTATGAGATTACAATTCCCGATGCCTTTGAAAAAGACGGATTTGGTTTATTAATAGATGACATTCAGAATGAAATCGAGAATAAGAAGCAAGTCCTTCAAGCATCGCTAGATCAACCTGAACCGGATATCTTCTTCATGTGTGCTAAGCGAAACGAGGAAGTAATCGGCGTGATCTCCTTTGGACCCTGCGGCGATGATATTCGAGCATGCACAAACCATCAGTTGGATGACGTTGGTGAACTAGGTAGCTTATATGTGTTGCCGAGTTATCAGGGTCAAGGTGTGGGATCGGCCTTGATCAAGGCAATGGTAACCTATCTTGAGAAGCAAGGAATTGATCGGTTTTGCCTGGACAGCGGATATAAGGATGCTCAGAAAAGATGGTTGAGAAAATTCGGTGTACCCTATCGAGTGGCACAGAACTATTGGGGAGAAGATACGGCTCATATGGTCTGGCTTTGTAAAGTGACCGATTTTTGTGATTGA
- a CDS encoding DUF4362 domain-containing protein codes for MKKTIWLLSSVIVVLFICLYYFIQLNSENDKKYIQRGVLTNFNKLDYERMNILYERFQDRKGDNLMLISPTMDSGPIIYDVNSNVSEIRFTIDATRDAYSAEREKVTYLCEEMKKEIGVKRTFHSL; via the coding sequence CGTCGGTTATAGTTGTCCTTTTTATTTGCCTCTATTACTTCATCCAATTGAATTCAGAAAATGATAAGAAGTATATACAAAGAGGGGTCTTAACAAATTTCAATAAGTTGGATTACGAAAGAATGAATATATTGTATGAAAGATTCCAAGACCGTAAAGGCGATAATTTAATGTTAATATCACCAACTATGGATAGCGGTCCAATCATTTATGATGTGAACTCTAATGTCTCGGAAATACGATTTACAATTGATGCTACAAGAGATGCTTATAGTGCGGAGAGAGAGAAAGTGACATATTTATGTGAGGAAATGAAAAAAGAAATAGGAGTAAAACGTACTTTTCACAGTCTCTAG
- a CDS encoding 8-oxo-dGTP diphosphatase — MNPNHQLFTMCMILREDKVLLINRPDKLGFPGYIAPGGKVDYPESIVDGAIREVREETGLIVTDIVYKGLAEYCEPKTGLRSMVFNYLATSFEGQLLDNPPEGELLWIDREKAIELPMQDWFKSRFPLFFKQGTFEISSIWDKDNNISIGKTEKHYFESEFEHAKPNR; from the coding sequence ATGAATCCGAACCATCAACTTTTTACGATGTGCATGATTTTGAGAGAGGATAAAGTTCTTTTAATTAATCGGCCCGATAAATTAGGCTTTCCAGGTTACATCGCTCCCGGAGGCAAAGTTGATTATCCAGAAAGTATAGTGGATGGCGCTATACGTGAAGTAAGAGAAGAAACAGGCTTAATTGTTACAGATATTGTTTATAAAGGATTAGCGGAATACTGTGAACCAAAAACAGGATTGAGATCGATGGTTTTTAATTATTTAGCAACCTCTTTTGAAGGGCAACTATTAGATAACCCACCCGAAGGAGAATTACTTTGGATCGATAGAGAGAAGGCAATAGAATTACCCATGCAAGACTGGTTTAAGAGCAGATTTCCACTATTTTTCAAACAAGGAACCTTTGAAATCAGTTCAATATGGGACAAAGACAATAACATATCAATAGGGAAAACCGAGAAACACTATTTTGAGAGTGAATTCGAGCACGCCAAACCAAACAGATAA
- a CDS encoding AAA family ATPase, whose translation MKNTVYIISGPAGVGKSTTSQRLVQQLNKSAYISGDDVSHIPVNGRGMPWLDQDTLDLTWNNISSLTKNLLDYEYNVVIDYVAFPNEVKWLSQQLRNREVRIVYVVLMVDKETIKFRDRLRPEGEQMGERSLILLEEFDNDTELMDKNKLYTHQYRVEQLSEIIEEILKNDKYLFS comes from the coding sequence ATGAAAAATACAGTCTATATTATCTCTGGACCTGCGGGCGTCGGGAAGTCGACAACATCTCAAAGACTTGTTCAACAACTAAATAAAAGTGCTTATATTTCCGGAGACGATGTTAGTCACATACCGGTGAATGGGAGAGGTATGCCTTGGCTGGATCAGGATACCTTAGACTTGACGTGGAACAATATCTCAAGCTTGACGAAGAATTTATTAGACTATGAATACAATGTAGTCATTGATTACGTAGCTTTTCCCAATGAAGTAAAATGGCTGTCGCAACAATTACGTAATAGGGAAGTACGTATTGTTTATGTCGTACTTATGGTTGATAAAGAAACGATCAAGTTCAGGGATCGTTTAAGACCGGAAGGTGAACAAATGGGGGAACGAAGTCTGATTCTACTGGAGGAGTTTGATAATGACACGGAATTAATGGATAAGAATAAGCTGTATACGCATCAATATCGAGTAGAGCAATTATCTGAAATTATTGAAGAGATCTTAAAGAATGATAAATATCTTTTTAGTTGA
- a CDS encoding immunoglobulin-like domain-containing protein yields the protein MRLSVLLLLIIIIFQSACDSRTTSSMQLHPIMTITNPSKIKVSDSESTQILFGLDRSKYKRGEEIHSVITNNSSKEIQFGEDFILEKKINKTWMSVQVDNYPFPAIGYSLKPKGSKTSSMLRLDRWIEDGTYRIIKAVSFISELDNSDFYISSNEFEVK from the coding sequence TTGAGATTATCAGTCCTACTTTTGTTAATAATAATCATCTTTCAGAGTGCTTGCGATTCAAGAACAACATCATCTATGCAATTACATCCGATTATGACTATAACAAACCCATCAAAAATCAAAGTTTCAGATTCCGAAAGCACTCAAATTCTGTTTGGCTTAGATAGATCAAAATATAAAAGAGGAGAGGAAATCCATTCTGTAATTACTAATAATTCCAGTAAAGAGATTCAATTTGGAGAAGATTTTATTCTTGAGAAGAAGATTAATAAGACTTGGATGTCCGTTCAAGTAGACAATTATCCTTTTCCTGCAATTGGTTATTCTTTGAAACCCAAAGGATCGAAAACGAGTTCAATGTTAAGATTGGATAGGTGGATAGAGGATGGTACATATCGAATAATTAAAGCAGTATCTTTTATAAGTGAATTAGATAATTCTGATTTTTATATAAGTAGTAATGAATTCGAAGTGAAGTAA